A genomic region of Staphylococcus roterodami contains the following coding sequences:
- the mnhE2 gene encoding Na+/H+ antiporter Mnh2 subunit E — protein sequence MNQIVLNIIIAFLWVLFQDEDHFKFSTFFSGYLIGLIVIYILHRFFSDDFYVRKIWVAIKFVGVYLYQLLTSSISTINYILFKTKDMNPGLLSYETRLSSDWAITFLTILIIITPGSTVIRISQDSKKFFIHSIDVSEKEKESLVRSIKHYEDLILEVSR from the coding sequence ATGAATCAAATTGTTTTAAATATTATCATTGCATTCTTATGGGTATTATTTCAAGATGAAGATCATTTTAAATTTTCGACTTTCTTTTCTGGATATCTAATTGGTTTAATTGTCATATATATATTACACAGGTTTTTTAGTGATGATTTTTATGTTCGAAAAATATGGGTGGCAATCAAATTTGTAGGTGTTTATTTATATCAATTATTGACATCGAGTATCAGCACAATCAATTATATTCTTTTCAAAACTAAAGATATGAATCCAGGATTATTGTCCTATGAAACAAGGCTCTCAAGTGATTGGGCAATTACATTTTTAACTATATTAATTATCATTACACCTGGATCTACTGTTATAAGAATTTCGCAAGACTCTAAAAAGTTTTTTATTCATAGTATTGATGTATCTGAGAAAGAAAAAGAAAGTTTAGTAAGAAGTATTAAGCATTATGAAGACTTAATATTGGAGGTGTCTCGATGA
- the mnhF2 gene encoding Na+/H+ antiporter Mnh2 subunit F — protein sequence MIQSITHMMIISALIIFGIALIICLFRLIKGPTTADRVVTFDTTSAVVMSIVGVLSVLMGTVSFLDSIMLIAIISFVSSVSISRFIGGGYVFNGNNKRNL from the coding sequence ATGATACAGTCAATAACGCATATGATGATAATTAGTGCACTCATTATTTTTGGTATCGCATTAATCATTTGTTTATTTAGACTAATTAAAGGTCCGACAACAGCAGATCGAGTAGTCACATTTGATACTACAAGTGCAGTCGTTATGTCTATTGTTGGCGTGTTAAGTGTATTAATGGGTACGGTATCCTTTTTAGATTCCATCATGCTAATCGCCATAATATCTTTTGTAAGTTCTGTTTCGATTTCTAGATTTATTGGTGGGGGGTATGTGTTTAATGGAAATAACAAAAGAAATCTTTAG
- the mnhG2 gene encoding Na+/H+ antiporter Mnh2 subunit G, whose protein sequence is MEITKEIFSLIAAVMLLLGSIIALISAIGIVKFQDVFLRSHAATKSSTLSVLLTLIGVFIYFIVNTGFFSVRLILSLVFINLTSPVGMHLVARAAYRNGAYMYRKNDDQTPTSILLSYNEQNSSDALKARAQKREAHRKTWYLKDR, encoded by the coding sequence ATGGAAATAACAAAAGAAATCTTTAGTCTTATTGCCGCTGTGATGTTGTTGCTAGGTAGCATTATTGCGCTTATTAGTGCAATAGGAATTGTGAAGTTCCAAGACGTATTCTTAAGAAGTCACGCTGCTACTAAAAGTTCAACGTTATCTGTATTACTAACGTTAATAGGTGTATTCATTTATTTTATTGTGAATACAGGTTTTTTCAGTGTAAGGTTAATACTCTCTCTTGTTTTTATAAATTTAACTTCACCTGTAGGCATGCATTTAGTAGCTCGAGCCGCATATCGAAATGGGGCTTACATGTATAGAAAAAATGATGACCAAACACCCACTTCAATACTTTTAAGTTATAATGAACAAAATTCTAGCGACGCATTAAAAGCTCGGGCACAAAAAAGAGAAGCACATCGAAAAACTTGGTACCTAAAAGACCGATAG
- the mnhD2 gene encoding Na+/H+ antiporter Mnh2 subunit D translates to MLSNALILPMLLPFLCALILVFLKSNDRISKYLYLSTMTVTTLISLILLIYVQNHRPITLDFGGWTAPFGIQFLGDSLSLIMVTTASFVITLIMAYGFGRGEQKANRYHLPSFILFLSVGVIGSFLTSDLFNLYVMFEIMLLASFVLITLGQSVEQLRAAIIYVVLNIIGSWLFLLGIGLLYKTVGTLNFSHIALRLNEMGDNKTVTMISLIFLVAFSSKAALVLFMWLPKAYAVLNTELAALFAALMTKVGAYALIRFFTLIFDQHNNLIHPLIAVMASITMIIGAIGVLAYKDIKKIAAYQVVISIGFIILGLGTNTFAGINGAIFYLVNDIVVKTLLFFIIGSLVYITGLRQYQYLNGLARKEPFFGVAFIVMIFAIGGVPPFSGFPGKILIFQGALQNGNYVGLSLMIITSLIAMYSLFRILFYMYFGDKDGEEVRFKKIPKYRKGILSILVFAVIAIGIAAPILLKITNDATELNTNDQLYHQLVNPHLKGED, encoded by the coding sequence ATGCTAAGTAATGCACTGATTTTACCGATGTTATTACCATTTCTATGTGCTTTGATTCTTGTATTTTTAAAAAGCAATGACAGGATATCAAAATATTTGTATCTTAGTACGATGACCGTTACAACATTGATTTCATTAATATTATTAATTTATGTTCAAAATCATCGACCGATTACATTAGATTTTGGCGGTTGGACGGCACCGTTTGGCATACAATTTTTAGGAGACTCTTTAAGTTTAATTATGGTTACTACCGCTTCTTTTGTCATTACATTAATCATGGCTTACGGATTTGGTCGTGGAGAACAGAAAGCAAATCGTTATCACTTACCATCTTTTATATTGTTTTTAAGTGTAGGTGTGATTGGATCATTTCTAACATCTGATTTATTTAATTTATATGTCATGTTTGAAATTATGTTACTCGCTTCATTTGTATTAATTACACTTGGACAATCTGTTGAGCAATTAAGGGCAGCTATTATCTACGTCGTATTAAACATTATCGGTTCATGGTTGTTTTTATTAGGAATAGGCTTGTTATATAAGACTGTAGGCACACTTAACTTTTCGCATATTGCTTTACGCTTAAATGAAATGGGTGATAATAAAACAGTAACGATGATTTCGCTTATCTTTTTAGTCGCATTTAGTAGTAAAGCAGCACTTGTTTTATTTATGTGGTTACCTAAAGCATATGCGGTGTTAAATACTGAATTAGCGGCATTGTTTGCAGCTTTAATGACTAAAGTTGGTGCCTATGCATTGATTCGTTTCTTTACATTAATATTTGATCAACATAATAATTTGATACATCCATTAATAGCTGTTATGGCTTCGATAACAATGATTATAGGTGCCATAGGGGTTTTAGCATATAAAGACATTAAAAAGATTGCAGCATACCAAGTCGTTATTTCTATAGGATTTATCATTTTGGGTTTAGGGACAAATACGTTTGCTGGTATTAACGGTGCCATCTTTTATTTAGTAAACGACATTGTTGTAAAGACATTACTGTTCTTTATTATTGGTAGCTTAGTTTACATTACAGGTCTTCGCCAATATCAATATCTAAACGGTTTAGCTAGAAAAGAACCCTTTTTTGGTGTTGCATTTATTGTAATGATATTTGCAATTGGTGGCGTACCTCCGTTTAGTGGATTCCCAGGAAAAATACTTATTTTCCAAGGTGCATTGCAAAATGGTAATTATGTAGGACTAAGTTTGATGATTATTACGAGCTTAATTGCTATGTACAGTTTGTTTAGAATTTTATTTTATATGTATTTTGGAGATAAAGACGGCGAAGAAGTTCGTTTTAAGAAAATACCGAAATATCGTAAAGGTATACTTAGTATTTTAGTCTTTGCTGTAATTGCTATCGGAATAGCTGCACCAATACTATTAAAAATTACAAATGATGCAACGGAACTTAATACAAATGACCAATTATATCATCAACTTGTTAATCCGCATTTGAAAGGAGAGGACTAA